CTTAAACACACTTTTAAAAAGTTGAGTGTGTAAAAAGTTTTTCGTGAACGTGAGGTGCGTAACAGGGATTTCACTACAAGATCGggataaattatgtattttgccttttatttttatatatatatatatatatatatatatatatatatatatatatatatatatatataaagttgggAAATCCAAAAGGGTATTTTAAAGTTCGAGCTTGAATATGAACCACTTGAAAGAAAAAGTTATTGCTTTTCTGAGCCGAGGGTTGATTGGAAACAacttctctatcctcacaaggtaggggtaaggtttgcgtacacactaccctccctaaaccttacggtgtgggataatactgggtatgttgtagTTGTTGAAAGAAAAAGTTGAATTTTGTTTGAGTAGAATCCATTATTTCATTTGAAATATTAATATAATCTATTTTTCAGATTTTAAATTCtctattaatattatattataccTCAATTCTAGACGACCGCGTGGTCAACACCCAATTCTAGACATTCATTACTTTGGCATGCAAAACATATCTAAACTAGCACAGCTTTTATTATTGTAAATGATTCAACTCCTTATAATGACTGAATAAGGAGTTTACACTCACTAAATTGTAAATTATCCGTTATTTGCATGTCaattgttttttctttcttctatttgAGTTTCTTGAGCATTATTATGTGAGGATTAGGAAACCGCTAATACAATGTCACTCTTCAAATATTTCGGTGAAACTTTAGATAAAAATTTTCGACTCACGAGTAAGGACTAAGGAGTTAATCTTAAAGTAGCTAAACTTACAAAAACAATACTATAATTTGGCCATGCCTTAAATAGGGGTCGTCAAAGTGGTTATCTGTGCACTTGCCGCATGACTCAGTAGCGTCCTTTTGTGCAAGTTCCCACAAGGAGTAATGGCTCTCCTTTTTCCAGTTTAAAGCAGTCCTTTACCTAAacccctaaacccccaaattcaGAAACCCTAAATTATAGCCATGGCAGCACTTCGCAACAAGCTCAGACTCATCACCACCCACCCCCACCACCAACACCGCCGCTACTCCATCCTAAACCCTGATTCTAAAACCCCACTCTCCGCCAAGGACAAATCACGCGCCGCCCTATCCCTCCTCAAATCCGAAACAAACCCACAACGCATTCTCGAAATCTGCCGCGCCGCTTCCTTAACCCCCGAATCCCACCTCGATCGCGTTGCTTATTCCAAAGCCATTTCAAAGCTCAAAGATCTCAATCACTTCTCAGGTATCTGCTCATTTCTCCAAGAATCCACGTCCCGGCCCGACTTGAAATCCGAGCGGTTCATTTCTCATTTTATTGTTCTTTACGGGCAGGCTGGGCTGATCGACGAGGCGAAAAGGGCTTTTAATGAAATGGAGGAGAAAATGGGTATTCAAAGAACTGAGAAAACTCTGAATTCTTTGCTTTTTGCTTGTGTTTTAGCTAAGGATTATGCTGAAATGAAAAGGATATTTGTGGAATATCCTAAAAAGTATGGGTTTGCTCCGGATTTAGATACGTATAACTTGGTGATTAAAGGATTTTGTGAATCAGGTTCTTCGAATTCTGTTTATTCGATTTTGGATGAAATGAGTAGGAAGAATGTTAAGCCTAACGCGACTACGTTTGGGAATTGTATAACCGGGTTTTATAAGGAGGAGAAGTATGAGGATGTTGGAAAAATATTGGAAATGATGAAAGAATATGGTATAGCGCCGGGAATTAGTACGTATAATTTAAGGATTCAGAGCTTGTGTAAGCTTAAGAAGTCGGGGGAAGCTAAGGCGTTACTCGATGGGATTTTATCGAGAGGTTTGAAGGTGAATCATGTGACTTATGGTCATTTGATACTCGGGTTTTGTAGAGAAGGTAATTTGGAAGAAGCGAAGAGTTTGTTTCAGAAGATGGTTAATACTAGCGGATTGAGACCGGATGCTGAATGCTATTTTACGTTAGTGTATTATTTGTGTCAAGGTAAGGATTTTGAGGCTGCGTTGAAGATTTGTAAAAGTTGTTTGGCCGAGGGATGGGTCCCGAATTTCTCCACAATGAAATCACTCGTTGAGGGGCTGGCTAGCATTTCGAAGGTTGATGATGCACGGGAAATCATAGGTCAAGTGAAGGAGAAGTTTTCGAAGAACGTTGAGAAGTGGAACGAGATTGAAGAGGCATTGCCGGAGTAGGGAGAGAAGTACTAAACATGGTATACTACAGTTTTTCTGGTCTGCAGTGTGCCATGgtcttaataaatttaaaattcaaaacttcCTAGGGAAATTTGGTTATGTATCTTAGTAAAATGTCTTCGGAAACTGTTGTGATTTTGCTCGTTCAAATGAATCATTCTCCTTTTGATATGGGCAGAACTGATTTTGCAGAATTTATGCTAAGAATTTCTTGTGTTTTATCAAGGGGCATTATAGATACCTACTTAATTATAATTGCAGGTATTTAATGCATCTTTCTTAGATGCATTCATGAATCTTGTTTACCTACTTCCCTTGACAGACCGGAAATAGGATgatcttttatatatttttcacaCACTTTGCTTTCAAGCAACCTTTTATTTTTCACGGTTTGTCCAAGGGTATTTAAGGTGAAGCTTTGACTTCATTCTAAGTTTCTAAAGAATGTGAAGATTTGACCCAAGGAATTGACTTTAAGCATTGTCTGTTTAAAAagcttctttctttatttctccCTTATGTGGGTGTTGATGTTAATTTCAGCAAGTAGAAGTTTATGCTAGTACTGTGCATGACTTACTGTATTATGATGGAAAATATTGCCATGCTACGGTTCGGGGAGAAAAACATTATAGATAGGAACTTAACATTTTCAGCTTAAACTTTAGTCTGGTAGAGGATGGTCTCATTTTATCTGCTAATAGCCCCTCAGTTGCTCATATTTTCCCCCTTTCCTTTTGGTTATAGATATCTGATTTTGTCGTGGAATTTCTTTATTCATGTATGCTTTATCTCGTCTCAAGTTCCATGTCATTTGGCTCAACTTTTTGACAAACAGACTGTGTTATCCAGATATTAACATTGAACTTTTTTTTTAGGTAATGAATGTAACGGATACCCTTAACATTACCAGGCTGTTCTACAACTAAAGTGTTTAACATTACAAGATGCATGTCCTTGGGAATGCCACGTTCTAAATACCCTTGATAACACGGTCTTAAGCTTGATAACCTGTTTACCTGCATTTACATGGATAGTTAGGGCTACCAAGTGTTTTCAGAAATGCAAATACTTATAGCAGGCTGTGATGAGGTCTTTAGCTTTTTCTGTCTGCCTCAGTAAGTGCGAGAGGGAAGCTGCTTTGGTTGCTAAATCTTCTCTATTAAAGCTGAGCACATAAACTACTCAATGCTGCATTAGAAGGTGGCTTTTGACAAttgtctatggttcacctctgcttttgtttttttaaactaatgcctgctgtctatgtttaatagaagaacaatagtGCTGTGCCACACTTTTATCCCACAATATTGATGATAGTACTGTCTTGAATTATGTTTTGGGGAAAGAGCGCATCTGTGTTTCTTGTAAATTGTTTACTGCCTATAATCCATCCCTATTTCTATTCATAACTGCCTTTTGCTCGGTGCTGTTTGTATGGTTAATGATATAGCGTGAAATGCCTGGTTgagagtttaagttagaaattGTGGGCATAACTGGAGTTTGGTGCAAACTGGAACCTTCTTTTGTTTGGTTTTGGTTCGTGGCTTGTGCTTTGATTTCTGTTTAGATGCAATCGTATGCTGATGATACTGTGAAAAAGGGTTACTTTTACGTTCACCTTGCTCTATTCTGAAATGATTAGTTAATCTTTAATGAACTGAAGATTCTATGGACAATCTGATACAAATAGCTCTAGAAAAACAGCCGTGTGTGCTGATTATCATTACAATTCGGTTAGTGCATGTCAGAGATCCTGTTTTAACAGGAAACCTTCTACATATGCTGAACAAAAGATTTGGATTGTTGTACTGTTTCATATACCTGAAAAATGTGTTGTAGTGCCAATGCCCAGTTATAGTTCAACAATGTTCAACAATGTCTGATCTCTATTAGCTGATAATATTTTTCTCCTTGGATGTGTGACTTCGAGTAGGGGCTATCTATTACACTTCTATTGACAATTTATATATTTCTCACACGCTTTTTTTTCAAGTTCGCTGTTTATCCAAGGGTATTTAAGGATGAAGATATGTGCCTGACAATGTATGTAACAAATATATTTTTTGAAACGGTTCCAATATTTAAAAAAACGGATTtaattgatttgatttttttttaaggAAAAACCTACTCAAACCTAACCTTGAATGCCCCTTTTAGAAGCTGTACTGACTTGCATGTGTCAGCTTTGTTAAAATAGAGTATAACCAGGAGACTGTGAGCTCTAAAATCTGCAGAAATTAGGCGAACTCTTTCAAGTAATGAGTTTCTAACATTTAAATATACTGCTGAATAACGGCATTCCATAATTTCTCTCTTGGATTTACAACTGAATAACTAATAAGATATCTAACTCTTGGTGCATAGCAAGGGTCAGATATATAGCTAGACAATCAACAACTTGCTGATTCAAACACTATCCATATCGTTGGATTCGTAGGACAAGTGATTCGATACCATGGAAATATAACAAGGTCAAGCTATTTGTCAAGTCTTTTGATATCAGCAGAGACGTAAAAGTTAGAACAATATAGAGAGAACTTATTATTCCCTGATAGAACTGTCCCTTAAGACCTAAGTGAGGATCTAAGTGTACAACAGAAACTATAACTTCCCTTCTGTCAGAATTTTAAGATATAACAGAACATTACTTTGACATTTCATgggggaaaaagaaaaagaaaaagaaagaaaagattcTGGTTGTCAGCAAGAAACCAAGATCCAAGTAGATAAAAATTGTTTGTAAGTACTTAGAATCTAGTTAGACTGTTCTTCAATGAAGCTCGATTCCTAAGGTGTTGTGCTCCATAGGCCGCAGTTGAAGCTACCGTTGTCAAGGCTACTAACCAGCTGCACCAATCGGAAGTATTAGATGGAATTGAGTACAACATGTTTGGGAGATATGATGCGAAGATATACAGTCGTAACTCACCTGAGGTAAGTGATATATGTTTGAGTTTCCTCGTTACCAAGATCTGGCTGAAGGAGAGCTGCAGCAACAAGAGCCAATTGGAAAACTGTATTTACCTGTACATATTGCAAAAAGAGTTAGGAGCTGGAAACAGAAAAAACGCTTACCGAATTCGCAAGCATGCTTTACTAATGATTTGTCTCTCACGATGACCTTCTCTCTAAATCTTACTGACACTTGAAAATCAAGATGTCATATAATTCTTCAACCTTCTTAGATAATTTCTGTTGCGCAGACTCTAAAAAAAAGCTGCCgtacccgtgtcggatcctccaaaaatacactacttttggaggatccaaAATGCACCCGTAGacattttcggagagtccgagcaacataggacAATTTCAGTTCGTCATATCCCACTATAAACAGTGTCTTAGTTTGGGCctaatattttgcacaattacttGTTTAAAGGCGGAATACATATGTAGCCCCTTAAACTAGCCCAATTTTTTCATTTAGACACCTGAACAAAGGGTTGTACCTATTGAACACTTGAACTTCAGGCAGTGTGTGTGTATTAGACACCTCACATACAATCTTCCACAAAACCAAAGTGCATGACTTTCAGACGCTGTGATGTGGCAAAAAAGATGAATCAAGAAGTGGCATGTGgagaacaaaaagaaaacaaaattaaaaaaacttTTTTCATCATCTTCCTCTCTCCTTAGTCTTCTTCACCACCATGACACCACCATCTTCTTCATTTATCATCACCACAGCAACCACCACCATCCTTCGTCATCTGATTTTCATTTCCACAACCACCACCATGCCCATCAAAGGCGGGTTGCTCATTAAGATTCATAAATGATTGTGAAAAAGCTTGCAGGTAGAGATTGAATTTTTATGGATAAAAATTCTCTTATAAACGTAGAGGGAGAATAGCAAAAAACTTCACTGGAAAGAAGAATAGAGAAGGCTGAAATTCTTGAAATTACAGATGTGGTGCTATGGCATCAGGATTtaaattgagaagaaaaagatatTAGAGAATAACAAAAAGTACGGAGCACAAACTTTTTCTTGAGAGAGAATGAATCAGATACCATATTTTTTCGTGGCTGTGAGATGAATCCTTTTCTGATGCGAGCGTGTTTTATCTTGATAAATGGGTGAGACAAGAATACGGTGAAGAGAGTGACGGAGAGGGAGTGGTGCTTTATCGGATGGATAAAGTACGAACAAGAAGATATTTATGGGTTTGAATCTGGCATGGACTTGAAAGAAGGAGAAGAAAATGAGTAGAAAAATGGCTAAAGAAAGGCAGTTAGCGGAAGTTGTTGGAAACTCAATTTTCTGTAAAGGACTCATATTTCTCTTATAAGATGCGCTCAAGGTGAAAGACACACCCTGTGCCATGTCAGCGAGGTGTGTTCAATAGACACACTTTTGCTCTCGTTAAGGTGTTCAATAGGTACAACCCTTTGTTCAAGTGTCTAAATGAAAAATTTGGGCATGTTTAAGGGGCTGTGTATGTATTCAGTCTTGTTTAAAATGCAACCTATTCTTCTCAGTTCTTCCTTTTTCTGAATGTTGCCTAAAGAGCTCTAACTGAACGATGGGGTCAAAGATCATATGTTATACCTTGCTTATCAAAAGAGGCTCAACTTTCTGGGGACGGGTTCCATCAAGGTTGAAGAATTCAAACCAACTTCTCCACTGCAAAAAATGTTCAACAAAGTAATATAAGCAAAAGAATAGCTGCAGATTACTATTACAGAATCTAATAGCCAACCTCACCTTCCACTCTAAAATGCTAGCTCTTTTATATACTGCACCACCAACAAGGGCCACATCACGCAGCACAACCATGGAAACGAGTGCAGCTTCATAGCAAAAAACCAAGCAAGTAAGTTTCTGAAAATGAAGCATAATACTTCATTTTCATTTGGTTAATCCACAAAATAGATAACAACTATTCAAGCGACTCATCTAAAACCTTTTCGCACTCATCAGAACATCTGTGGGCTAAACGGGGCCAAGGAGCAGTAGCTTGACACAACAGACCACTGACATATCTCTTAAATCAAACTTCGTTCAACCACCTCAAGCCAGGAAAATTATTGTCATATAAGCAGTGTCTAAAAGAGCAGTACGCGCTGATGATGATTGCAACAACAGTAGGGGAAAAGGAGACAACGAAACAGTTCAGGAGGAAAAACAAAAAGCTAAAGGACATGCATATAGATGACCAAAGGTAATTCCTCGTTGACATGAACTATTAGCAGTGGATATGACATTTGACGAAGCAGAAGGAACTAACATTAGCTTTTTCCATGGAGACTCCAAAGGAAGCAAAGAATTTAGTTGTTTATTGTTACACATACATTAGATCAGGTTAGAGACTTTTATGCCAGTGTAAGGATAAGCAGGAGATTCACAAAAACTAATTATTTAGTATTGGAATGAAATCTGCCTGAATGAAGCAAAATAGTTTCGACGGATTCAGGCAGCCGATTCCATTTTGAATTGAAAATAATCTGACTGCTGGAGAACTAAAAAGACACACTACAGTAGCCCGAAAAAACAATCCATGGAGCTAAATATAAATAGGACATGAACTTACGATGAAGAAGACCCTTGTCTACCATTGCCAGAGCAACAAATGCAATAAGAACCTGTAGAAACACACAGGGTTTTCTTAAGATGGCCAACAAATAAGTATCTAGAATCCcagaggaagagacaattcatccaTAAGAAGACGAAAAAGATAAAGGAGGAGGAAACATCAATGAAATAAGAGAAATGATGAAGCGAACAGGAAGGAACCACAAAACCAGAACTTTGTTTGCCGCTTAGGTCAACAAGTCAgaaaggaagcaacataatag
The DNA window shown above is from Nicotiana tomentosiformis chromosome 8, ASM39032v3, whole genome shotgun sequence and carries:
- the LOC104091637 gene encoding small ribosomal subunit protein mS86 (rPPR1) — translated: MAALRNKLRLITTHPHHQHRRYSILNPDSKTPLSAKDKSRAALSLLKSETNPQRILEICRAASLTPESHLDRVAYSKAISKLKDLNHFSGICSFLQESTSRPDLKSERFISHFIVLYGQAGLIDEAKRAFNEMEEKMGIQRTEKTLNSLLFACVLAKDYAEMKRIFVEYPKKYGFAPDLDTYNLVIKGFCESGSSNSVYSILDEMSRKNVKPNATTFGNCITGFYKEEKYEDVGKILEMMKEYGIAPGISTYNLRIQSLCKLKKSGEAKALLDGILSRGLKVNHVTYGHLILGFCREGNLEEAKSLFQKMVNTSGLRPDAECYFTLVYYLCQGKDFEAALKICKSCLAEGWVPNFSTMKSLVEGLASISKVDDAREIIGQVKEKFSKNVEKWNEIEEALPE